GACAGATAGTCATTTTCTTCTGAGTGTCTTGTAGCAttttttgcctgatgaagaagccagtggagctccaaaagcttgcatgatttattttgttttttagttgggACAAGAAAGGTAtcgctgttttgtggattttcaaTTATTCTTACCTTTGCTCACAAATAAGAATGGGTTTTTCTAGTTATTTGTCAAGAATGTGTGCCTTGGTGACCCTGAACTGAGTTGCAGTACCAGTTGTCCTTTTTTGTGCAACTCAACTCATCACAACTGAGTTCTGGAACAAAATGGGCGGGAGTTGCACAGCCCACAatcttcttttgttgttgttgtaaataatCAGTTCATTGCGAAGCACCATAAATTCACAGTGATCTCTCTGAAATAGCAATCATTTCAAGGCTACTTTGGGCTTGTGTTCATTATCACGTCACTCCTACATAACAGATGATATAGAGTCTAATTACTCAAATGGAAAACCTGAGGCTGAGATATACGGCCAGAAGCATGGTACGTTTTCCTCCATAGCTCGTAGAATTTCTGATCCATAGATCATGCTTGTTTTCTAATTTCGATCAGCAAATCCCATTTCTGTTTGAACGTAGGCTGTACGGTTTGCATGCACCTAATCCTTGTTTGTGTTCTTTTCAAGGAAACCCCTTCTAAGCACATATTCTCCAAGATCGACAACAAGCATTCCTTCCCAGGATCTGCTACATATTTTGACCGTGTGAGTGTGCTAGCAGGAGGTACACGTGTGGATTTCAATCCCTTTTCTCCCCGCTCTATATAGCAAAAGAACAGGCAGAGAAGTTAATCAAAAGAGTGTTTGATAAGGCACATCATTTTCATTCCTAATGTGATTAGCTCCCTCTTGGCAGCTGGCAGGGCTCCCCCAGGAACTGTGATGGCACCACTGGCTACGTTTGATGAAGCACTATTTAAGACCTTGGCACTCCTAGGAGCTCAgttttacatccagtggaggcctgATGTGCTCCAAACAGTGGCTCAAAGCTAGAAGGAATAGGTCCTGCAATTGGTTCTCATGCTATGTCATGAATTGTTAAAACTCATGTTGTTTTGTATGAGCCTTCCCACAGCTGACCTGATGTTCAGATAAAGCTATAAGGAAACAGAtagaaaagaggaggaagtgtAACTGagtcctctattatttaacactGTAACTTGTGGCCCTCTGAATGTTGTTCTGCTATATAGTTCCTGTTATGCTCCATCACTGACTATGGTGGTGTTTGGTCTGATCAGCTTTGTATTCCCTATCCTAGAGTTCTGGTCCCCAACAATTTGTTGTTAAATCTAGCAGGACCACACAAATTATGGGATTTGGTGGAAGTAATCAGCATCCTGAATTCCTTAGTATTTTAAACACCATTTctccagggttgttgtaggtttttcgggatgtatggccatgttctagaagcattccctcctgatgtttctccggcatctgtggcaagcaccctcgggttgtgagatttgtttggaaactagaaaaaatgggcttatatatctgtggaaggtccagagtgggagaaagaactcttgtctgttggagctaggtgtgaatgtttaaattggtcaccttgattagcatttgatggcctaacagttcccctgtgtttaagtttgttttttatttactgttataattttagagtttttttagcactggtagccagattttgtttataacagtaaataaaaaacaaaacttaaacacaggagaactccaaacaagaaacaatcaagaacacctaatcacctctcaacaaaagaagttcccaggcagtaacaaaccACACCtagaaactgtcaggccatcaaatgctaatcaaggtggctaatataatataatatataatataatataatataatataatatattgataatatgataacgtaatacaatataataataataataataataataataataataacatgatattataattatataatttatattacatgtaatataactaataatattacagtataatggtatagtacaatgtagtaatatatacatgggaagatggatggatggcatccttgaagtgactggcttgaccttgaaggagctgggggtggtgacagtggATAgaaagctctggcgtgggctgattcatgaggtcatgaagagtcggaagcgactgaactaataaagaacaaagtaatatataatactaatactgtgctatggtaataatataatatattgtatttacatattgtaagccgctctgagtcccctttgtaaatgttgtaaataaataaatacattttgcaattaatcacctGCTCATTGCTTCATGGCAGGGCTTAGGAAGGAAGAGAATAGATGGGAGCCTTCCCGACACACATAACTTAATTGACTGGATCCCCCTGAAGGAAGAGTTACAACGCCAGAGGCCCCTTATGTCAAGCTACCAGTCTGACTTCCGCTCCAGAGAGAAGATTCCTCAGGTCTTGGTCCATCACACTTACCTGCAAACACAGCCCCTCCTACGCACCCCCAGCACCACCTACCAGCACACCTATCGGAGCCACCCTTTGAGCGAATGCAGCCTTGGGGTAGTCAATCAGCAGGAGGTGACCAAAGAGACCAAATCTCAGGAGACTGAGACAGCGGCTTCTTCTTCCAGTGAGACCAAGGCTCCTCCCTCTGGCGAGTCTGCTGCTCCTCGTCCTGGCAAGTCGGCCGCTGCTCCCACCACTGGTGAGCCCTCCACTTCGGCCTCCAAGGAGCCCACTGCAACAGAAGCCAAAACAGTGGCAGAAACCCTTGTTGCAAGACCCTTCACTGGGCGGCCAAAGTCCTCCCAGCGATGCAAGTGGACAGTCTCAGACTGTTTGCACTGGCACTATTGCTGACTGTACGTCAGATATTTCCTCTGTTTCTGTCTGGGGGAAATTAAATGCTCCTTTGTACTTGATTAAGATTCGGAAACAATTAAAACCTTGCTGGACTGCGTACCCTCTGTCATGTGTGAGGGATAAAGGGGCTACTCTGTGTCTCCCCATAAAAACAAAAAACGGTGTGCATTCTTAGCAAGAAAATCTTGATACCTGCATGGTGCTTTGCCATTAAGAACTGTATGCATGGATTCAACTTATCTAATTTGGCTTGTAAATAGCGTAATTGTTTGTCATTCAACCTGTGCTTGAAGTAATGAATTTTGAAGTAAGGGTAGGTGGAGTAACAGTGTAAGGGAAATATCTAGGTGAATTTGCAAGTACATTAGTCTGTTTCCATGGCTGTTCAAGCCTCCTGGAAAATTAGAACAGCCCTCAGGAGCTCTCTCTCAGAAGTTAAGAGGCAATTCAACTACCTGCTCATATCCAGGTAAACAAAAAGGCGAAGAACCCCGTTAATATATTCCTGGCTGCAGGTTTGGGTGATGTCACCATCTTAGTGTTTTCTGAAATGCaatactgtgttcaattttgggcaattcaagagagatattgacaagctggaactgtggagggcaactaaaatgatcaaaggtctggagaccaataatccctatgaggagcggcttaaagagctgggtatgtttagccgcagaaaagaaggttgagagccatgtataaatgtgtgaaaggatgtcacaaagaagagggagcaggcttgttttctgctgccctggaaactaggactttgagcaatgggttcaaagtacaggaaaggaaattatacctgcacattaggaagaacttcctgaccgcgACAGTGGaactcacagggaggagggagcaagcttgttctctgcttccctggatactaggacgtggaacaatggcttcaaactacaagaaaggagattctatctgaacatgaggaagaacttcctgactgtgagagctgttcagcagtggaactctctgccccagagtgtggtggaggctccttctttggaagcttttaaacagaggctagatggccatctgtcaggggtgatttgaatgcaatattcctgcttcttggcagggggttggactggatcgcccatgaggtctctttctatgattctatgaactcactACCTTGGAGtggggtggaagctccttctttggaggcttttaaacagaagttggatgaccatttgtcagggatgctttgattttgtttttcctgcatagcagaa
This genomic interval from Anolis sagrei isolate rAnoSag1 chromosome 2, rAnoSag1.mat, whole genome shotgun sequence contains the following:
- the C2H3orf84 gene encoding uncharacterized protein C3orf84 homolog — protein: MPSPIVGTWHANGFYGNFRSKCRSDYTQEFRKAAQPQPPDIFLKRLKETPSKHIFSKIDNKHSFPGSATYFDRGLGRKRIDGSLPDTHNLIDWIPLKEELQRQRPLMSSYQSDFRSREKIPQVLVHHTYLQTQPLLRTPSTTYQHTYRSHPLSECSLGVVNQQEVTKETKSQETETAASSSSETKAPPSGESAAPRPGKSAAAPTTGEPSTSASKEPTATEAKTVAETLVARPFTGRPKSSQRCKWTVSDCLHWHYC